The following coding sequences lie in one Crassostrea angulata isolate pt1a10 chromosome 10, ASM2561291v2, whole genome shotgun sequence genomic window:
- the LOC128166842 gene encoding FMRFamide receptor-like produces MVRGEINFALNLSYGDAIFLQDSAGNNTALQNAFYMQYVVNGIILPILSVFGVFGNILTMVVLWRREMHSTTILFLRALVLTDTGIIVVVALTVTPFTLSFFHPGLWYFKDVIYPNVFTPVTYIVMVIQQCNVWITVSVSVERYISICHPFKAAKICTKRRTWIILFAICGISIIYNIPRIFANRSKSPCSPTDDRECYMLVDTTFGKTTFYTKVYMVWMYAALIYIIPLTLLAVLNCLIIMELMRMRARRIGTNIQDDNEANLSLILVLIVIVFICCQTPGLFSQFDFLFDPIVFIQWIAFGNTLFVTNSSVNFLIYTAVGRRFRKVLLKMFKKIFGQSVFSRSRNSGSSSDHELLETLRSTVHYRDSEVTQVNDIHKLEKIRLTS; encoded by the coding sequence ATGGTAAGGGGTGAGATCAACTTCGCGCTGAACCTCTCCTACGGGGACGCAATCTTCCTCCAGGACAGCGCGGGAAACAACACCGCGCTGCAGAACGCGTTCTACATGCAGTACGTGGTCAACGGCATAATCCTCCCGATTCTGTCCGTGTTCGGAGTCTTTGGGAACATTCTGACAATGGTCGTACTCTGGCGACGGGAGATGCATTCGACTACCATTTTGTTCCTGCGGGCTCTCGTGTTAACGGATACCGGAATCATTGTAGTAGTCGCGCTAACTGTGACCCCGTTTACTTTGTCTTTCTTTCACCCAGGGCTGTGGTATTTTAAAGATGTGATATACCCCAATGTATTTACCCCAGTGACGTATATTGTGATGGTCATCCAGCAGTGCAATGTGTGGATAACTGTGTCGGTCAGTGTGGAGCGAtatatctctatctgtcatccATTCAAAGCAGCCAAAATATGCACAAAGCGAAGGACATGGATTATTCTGTTTGCGATATGTGgaatttcaattatttacaaCATTCCAAGGATTTTTGCGAACAGGTCTAAATCCCCGTGTTCCCCTACAGACGACAGAGAATGCTACATGCTTGTGGATACTACATTTGgcaaaacaacattttacaCCAAAGTGTACATGGTATGGATGTACGCTGCTTTAATTTACATTATTCCACTGACTCTTCTAGCGGTCCTTAACTGTTTGATTATCATGGAATTGATGCGCATGCGTGCAAGGAGAATCGGCACAAATATTCAAGATGACAATGAGGCAAATCTTAGTCTCATTTTGGTTTTAATTGTGATAGTCTTCATTTGTTGCCAGACTCCGGGACTATTCTCACAGTTTGACTTTCTCTTCGATCCCATTGTATTTATTCAGTGGATAGCGTTTGGGAACACTTTGTTTGTGACAAACTCGTCCGTGAACTTCCTGATCTACACGGCCGTCGGGCGGCGGTTCCGCAAGGTGTTACtgaaaatgtttaagaaaattttcgGACAATCTGTATTCTCGCGCTCAAGGAACTCTGGATCAAGCTCCGACCACGAGCTTTTGGAGACATTAAGATCTACTGTACATTACAGAGACTCGGAAGTGACGCAAGTGAACGACATACACAAACTCGAGAAAATCAGACTTACTTCTTAA